The Ketobacter alkanivorans genome includes the window TACGATGAATAATGTGGGTATCTACTCGCGAGGGCTGGGGTTGATTCTGTTTCTCAATGATGTGGTGGTTAAGGCCGTGGGCCCTGTGGCGTTGCCTCATTTGGCAAAGGTGAAGCGCGAGGGAGGCGATGTGGCGGAGGCCTATTTAAATGCCGTGGGGCTGGTCGGTGCGGTAGCCTTGCCGCTCTTTGCGGTGGTGAGTCTGTCTTCGCTGGCAATGATTACTGCGCTGTTTGGTGATCAGTGGGCGTTTTCTGCACAGCTATCTTCCATACTGGCGATCTGGATCATGTTTCAATCAATGCACTGTTTTGCCAAGCAGGCGCTGCTGACGGCGGGGCAGGAGCGGCTGTTTTTGGTCAAGGAGCTGCAGTCTCTGGTGGTCAAGGTGGGGTTTATTGTGGCGGCGGTGCCCTATGGTCTGACCTGGGTGGCCTGGGCAGTGGCGCTGTCGGGGCTGATAGATTTTCTGGTGGTATCGTATTTGCTTAAATTAGCGCTGGATATTCGCTTTTGGCCGATGTTGAAGCACTTTTTTCCGAACATGCTGGTGGCCGCCGCCTGTTGGACGGTGTTGCGGCTGGCGGGCATGGTGATTCCGTTAGATCAAATGAATGCGTGGTTGTCTCTGTTGATTACGGGCGCGCTGATGGTGCCGGTCTGGCTTGTCTCTCTGCGGCTCACCGGTAATAGCCTGTGGCCCTTTGTGGTGTCAGTATTTCAGCACCTGGGGGATAAAGTGCGCGGGTCACGCGGGTAATACATTATTAATATCAGTTGGTTATGATTTTATGGGGCTTATATTGCTCGCAGAAGCCCGATTTGGGAACAAAAGCCGACGGATTTGGTCTGGTATTAAGCCGGGGTGTAATGTTTTTCGTGCGGTTCGGTATTTTTAACAGCCGTTTTTCGCCATTGGGTGGTAAACTGCGCCATTAATTTCTCATCTATCATCAATTTCGGGTGAGGGGTTGTTAGTGGCCACTCAGGGTAGCGGCAGCCAATTCACTGACAGTAAATCAGGTTGTGAGTTATGACTGCAAAAATCGTAATTGTGTTTAGTTTTATATTGGGGCTGGCGGGTTGTGCCGACAGCGTTGGGGAAGATCACATGCCATTGACTCGTTTAGGGGATGTTCCGGTTGCAAAGCTGGAAGCCATGTCCTCCAAGACTTATTTCTTTGGCCACCAGTCCGTGGGCCGCAATATGTTGGATGGCTTGCGCATGGTCATGGCCGATAACCCTGCAGTGAAACTGAATATTGTTGAGAGTGAAAGCGCCGGCAGCGTTGCCCCGGGGGCTTTCTTGCACTCGAACGTGGGAAAGAATCGTTTCCCTCAGACTAAAATTGATCAGTTTCAGGGCGCTTTGGAATCCGGTCTGGGTAATCAGGTGGATGCGGCTTTCCTGAAGTTCTGCTATGTGGACTTGTCCCAGGCCGGTGATGCACAGGAGCTGTTCCAACAATATCAGGCGTCGGTAGATGGCTTGAAGGCCAAGTTTCCTGAAACAACCTTTGTGCATTTCACCTTGCCCGTCAAATCGGTGCCCACCGGTCTGAAAACCTCGGTAAAGAACCTGATTGGGCGTGAAGTGCCTGAGCAGATGGACAATGTGCGTCGTGCCGAGTACAACGCGTTGTTGCGTGAAACCTATAGTGCCGATCCGATATTTGATATTGCCCGGATGGAGTCCATTGACCCTGCCACCGGCGAATCGTTTTCGTTTAGCTTGAATGGCACGCAATATGAGGCCATGTCGCCGGGTAATACCGACGACGGCGGGCATCTGAGCGAAACAGGCAAGCGCTGGATCGCCGAGCAGCTGATTGTGTTTCTCGCTAATTTGGAATAAGGAGTGACGGCCCCTCAGGGGCTGTGAAAAAGTATGTGCGGTATAGCGGGAATAGCTGATTTTTCAGGTCTTGGCGGTGATGTTAAGGCGACACTGCAGAAGATGGTGTCGCAGCTGCATCACCGGGGGCCGGACGGCACCGGGTTCTATCATGATGCTCACATTGGTTTGGCCCATGCCCGACTCAGCATCATTGATCTGGCCGGTGGCGCTCAGCCTATTCATAATGAAGACAGCACCATTCAAGTGATTTTCAACGGTGAAATCTTCAACTATGTGGAGCTGCGCGAGGAGCTTTTGGGGCAGGGCCATCAGTTTTATACCCACAGTGACACCGAAGTTATTGTCCACCTTTATGAGCAGCATGGGCCGGGGTTTGTAAACAAACTCAACGGTCAGTTTGCCATCGCCATTTGGGATACGAACAAGCAGCGGCTCTTGATGTACCGCGATCGTGTCGGTATAGCGCCCCTGTATTATGCCCAAACAGGAAGCCGCATTACCTTTGGCTCAGAGATCAAGGCGATTTTGCCTGCCTTGGCAGCTCGCCCTGGGGTAAACCTGCAGGCCCTGGATCAGCTTATGACCTATTGGGCTCCTGCCAGCCCGAACACTCTGTTCGAAGGGGTGTATGAACTGCCGCCAGGCTTCATGATGGTGATGGATGCCTCCGGCATGCAGATCAGCCGTTATTGGGACTGGAGTTTTCCGGTGCAGGCGGATCAGTATCTTGCCGATTCAGAAGAGGTGTTGGCAGAGCAGCTGCGAGAGTTGTTGGTGGATGCCACACGTATTCGTCTGCGCTCGGATGTGCCGGTGGGGGCGTACCTCTCCGGCGGTCTGGATTCGTCTGTGCTGGTGGCTATGATCCACCATTTCAGTGATGCCAAACTGCGTACGTTCTCCATCGGGTTTGATGCGGAGTCGCTGGATGAAACCTCGTATCAGCAGCTGATGATTGATCAAGTGGGTGCTGATCACAGTCGGGTGCAATGCAGCGAAGCCGATATAGCTGAGCATTTTGTCAAAACCATATGGCATACCGAGGCACCCATACTGCGTACGGCTCCCGTGCCCATGCGGTTGTTGTCGAATCTGGTGCGATCCCAGGATTATAAAGTGGTGCTTACCGGTGAAGGTTCCGATGAGGTGCTGGGTGGCTACGATATCTTCAAGGAAACCAAAATTCGCCAGTTTTGGGCGGCCAATGCCGATTCCGGGTTCCGCCCTGCGCTGTTGAAGCGTTTGTATCCCTATCTTGACGTCTCCCCCGGGCGAGCCCAGCAATATCTGCGCAATTTCTTTGGCAGTAACCTTGATGAGCCCAATCTGCCGTGTTTCTCCCATATTCCACGCTGGACCACCACTGCGAAATGTAAGGAATTCTTTTCCTCGGAGGTGAAGGCCACTCTATCAGGTGATCTGATGAAGCTGGTGGAATCCTCGTTGCCCCAGCAGTCCGGAGACTGGCACTACTTTAATCGGGCGCAATACCTTGAGGCCAAAACCTTGATGGCGGGATATTTGCTGAGTTCTCAGGGTGATAGAATGCTGATGGCCAGTTCGGTTGAGGGGCGTTTTCCGTTCCTGGATCATCGTGTTATTGAATTCGCCAACCGCCTGCCGCCCAAGCTCAAAATGAAGGCGCTTAATGAAAAGTACCTGTTGAAACGCTCAATGGGCGGTTATTTGCCAGATGCTATAGTTAACCGTCACAAGCAGCCATATCGGGCGCCTGATATTCCGTCGTTTTTCACGGATAATCCACCGGATTACGTGAATGACCTGCTCAGTGAGGCAGCTCTGGCCAAGAGTGGCCTGTTTGATGCCAAGCGGGTGCAAATGCTGGTGAAAAAGATTCGCTTGGGGCGTGCCATCGGCTACAAAGACAATATGGCCTTGGTGGGAATCCTTTCAACGCAGGTCTGGCATGACCTGTATATGAGTTAACAGATCGTCCGAGGCTGCCGTTGGGGGAGCTTGGATACTTAAATGGCAGTGGCTAAGGAGCAGAAATGTCCGCTAAAGAAAAAGTTAAAAACTATATACTTGAAAACTACCTGTTCACCGATGATCAGGATGCGCTAAAGGACGGTGACTCGTTTCTGGAGCAAGGCATTATTGATTCCACCGGTATTCTTGAGGTGATCTTTTTTCTGGAAGAAGAGTTCGGCATCAGCGTGGCTGATGAAGAGATGGTTCCAGAAAACCTGGATTCTGTGAACAACCTCGTTAAGTTTATCGAAGCCAAAAGCGCAGCCTGATAATGAGTGTCCGCATCGCTACCGTTCTTGCTCCGATCCATGATCGTGTGCTGGAGCAGGGGGACGCAGCCGCTATTGTGACCGCAGAGCAGCAGATTTCGTATCGGGTTTTGTGGGAAAGCGCACGCAGGGTTGAGAATTTTTTGCGCAGCCTCGGGGTAACCGAGGGTGATCGGGTGGCGCTGATTGCAGAAAACAGCCCCCAGTATGTCGCCGTATTTTATGGGGCATTGCTGGCTGGCGCGGCGGTTGTGCCGATGAACACCAGTGCCAAGATGAAGGATTTTTCCAACTGGCTGAATCATTGCGAAGCCAAAGTGGCTTTTGTGGATTTTGTGCCGCGGGAAACCCATAAGCTGGTTGAGTGCGGGTTAGCTGTGTCACTGGTTGCCGTCAATCAAGCGGATGCGTTACCCGAACCCTTGCGCGACAGCGGCTTGCCCACCTGGAACGATGTGCAGGCTAGCGGCTTGCCTCAGGAACCACCTCAGCTTGAACAGGCTGGGGATGGGCTGGCCTGTATCATTTACACATCCGGCACCACCGGCAATCCGAAAGGCGTGATGATTAGCCATGGTAATTTGATGGCTAATGTCCGCTCTATCCTGGCTGCTTTGCCCATTCAGCCAGGTGATCGCTTTCTCAATGTACTGCCTTTTTATTACTCCTACGGTAATTCGGTGCTGCATACCCACCTGGTGCAAGGGGCAACGCTCTATCTGGAGAACAGCATGATGTTCCCCAATGTGGTGGTGTCCCGAATGGCCCAGGAGAAAATCACCGGTTTTGCCGGGGTGCCTTCTACCTTCTCATTGCTGTTGAGCCGTGGCAAAGTAGCAGAACACGATTTGTCATCTCTGCGTTATGTGTTGCAGGCTGGCGGCGCGATGCCGGTGCCGGTGACCCAGCAGGTGCTGGAACACTTGAGTAGTCACGTGTACGTTATGTACGGTCAAACCGAGGCAACAGCCCGCCTGACCTGGCTGCCACCGGAGCAGTTGTTGGAAAAACTTGGCTCGGTGGGTGTTCCTATCGCGGGTGTGGAGATTCAGATTCGTCATCCGGATGGTTCAGAATGTGGGCCGGAAGAGGATGGCGAGCTGTTTGTGCAGGGTGCCAATGTGGCGCTGGGCTACTGGCGCAACCCGGAGGCAACCGCTGCCACTTTTATCGACGGTTGGTTGAAAACGGGTGATCTGGGGCACAAGGATCAGGATGGCTACCTTTACTTGAAGGGGCGCCGTTCCGACATGATCAAGTCTGGAGCCAACCGCATCAGTCCTCTGGAAATTGAAGAGGTGATTGTTGAGCTGCCGGAAGTGGAAGAGGTCGCCGTGGTGGGGGTTCCGGACGAGTTGCTGGGGCAGACCATCACTGCTTTCCTGGTGCTCAAAGCAGGACATGAGTTGAATGTTAGGGCAGTGAAGAAGCACTGCCTGGATAACTTGGCATCGTACAAGATTCCAAAACAAATATTACAAGTGGATGCGTTTCCCAAAACCGCATCTGGAAAAGTTAAAAAACACATCTTAGCCGAGCAGGTCGGGGATTAATCATGAGTTTGAAATCAGAAATCGCACAAGAAATTCTCAGTTTTGATATGGATGCGGAGATCGATAAGATTTGTTCAGGGATTCGTGAGATTCTGAGCAAAAAAGTACATCGTCGAGGCCTTGTGATTGCCATGTCCGGTGGTATCGACAGTTCCGTTTCATCTGCTTTGTGTGTTCGCGCGGTGGGCCCCAAGAAAGTATTCGGTCTGCTGTTGCCTGAGCAGGATTCATCATCAGAAAGCGAAGATAAAGGCCGTATTCTGGCAGAGCATCATGGTATCGAGTATCTGGTGCATAACATCGCGCCGACACTGGAAGCTATTGGCTGCTATAAGTGGCGCGATGAGGCTATTGTGGCCACTTTCCCTGAGTACGGCGAAGGCTGGAAGAACAAGATTGTTATTTCCGGTGGCGCAGAAGGCAAGATCAACCACTTCCAGTTGGTTGTACAATCGCCAACGGGTGAAATTTCAGAAAAGCGCCTGGGCTTGAAAGAGTATCTGCAAATTGTTGCTGCTACCAACTACAAGCAGCGTATCCGTAAAACGGTTGAATTCTTCCATGCAGATCGTTTGAACTACGCGGTAGTCGGTACCCCTAACCGCGTTGAATACGATCAAGGCTTCTTTGTTAAGAATGGTGATGGCTCTGCTGATTTGAAGCCCATTGCGCACCTGTATAAAACCCAGGTTTATGCACTGGCCCGTCACATGGGGTTGCCTGAAGTGATTTGTAATGCGATTCCGACTACTGACACTTACAGCATGCCGCAGGGTCAGGATGAGTTCTACTATGCGTTGCCTTATCAGGAAATGGATATTGCGTTGTGGTGTTATAACAAAGGTGAATCGGCAGCCCAGTTGGCAAAAGTACTGGAGATCACCGAAGAGCAGGCTCAGTTCATTTACACCGACATCGAAAGCAAGCGTAAGACCACAGCGCCGTTCCATTGGCCTGCCATTCTGATCGAGAAGGTGGAGCTGTAGGTCTATGGCCCAGGAGATGCCCAAGAAGGGGTTTGTTGGAACTCTGAAGGAAGTCTATTGGGAGCTATGTCGCCCCAATGACCGGTTTGATTACCTGCAGTTTTTCCT containing:
- a CDS encoding lipopolysaccharide biosynthesis protein, translated to MRQAIFYSMLNKYSLQVISFISIAILARLLTPEEVGVFAVATSLAFVATSLRTFGVGEYLVRERSIDRQKVKTVVGVMVIMSWTLGLIFMVASPWIGDFYGQPDLGDLICIIAVPFFVAPFSTIPFSLLARSMKFDSILKIELAGCLVRNGVSIGLVLYDFSYYGLAWGTLAGVLMEFAMITLYRPAEMSWIPSFRNLGKVFSAGMQISLSNLFLLSSQNSNDLILGRLSTMNNVGIYSRGLGLILFLNDVVVKAVGPVALPHLAKVKREGGDVAEAYLNAVGLVGAVALPLFAVVSLSSLAMITALFGDQWAFSAQLSSILAIWIMFQSMHCFAKQALLTAGQERLFLVKELQSLVVKVGFIVAAVPYGLTWVAWAVALSGLIDFLVVSYLLKLALDIRFWPMLKHFFPNMLVAAACWTVLRLAGMVIPLDQMNAWLSLLITGALMVPVWLVSLRLTGNSLWPFVVSVFQHLGDKVRGSRG
- the asnB gene encoding asparagine synthase (glutamine-hydrolyzing); translation: MCGIAGIADFSGLGGDVKATLQKMVSQLHHRGPDGTGFYHDAHIGLAHARLSIIDLAGGAQPIHNEDSTIQVIFNGEIFNYVELREELLGQGHQFYTHSDTEVIVHLYEQHGPGFVNKLNGQFAIAIWDTNKQRLLMYRDRVGIAPLYYAQTGSRITFGSEIKAILPALAARPGVNLQALDQLMTYWAPASPNTLFEGVYELPPGFMMVMDASGMQISRYWDWSFPVQADQYLADSEEVLAEQLRELLVDATRIRLRSDVPVGAYLSGGLDSSVLVAMIHHFSDAKLRTFSIGFDAESLDETSYQQLMIDQVGADHSRVQCSEADIAEHFVKTIWHTEAPILRTAPVPMRLLSNLVRSQDYKVVLTGEGSDEVLGGYDIFKETKIRQFWAANADSGFRPALLKRLYPYLDVSPGRAQQYLRNFFGSNLDEPNLPCFSHIPRWTTTAKCKEFFSSEVKATLSGDLMKLVESSLPQQSGDWHYFNRAQYLEAKTLMAGYLLSSQGDRMLMASSVEGRFPFLDHRVIEFANRLPPKLKMKALNEKYLLKRSMGGYLPDAIVNRHKQPYRAPDIPSFFTDNPPDYVNDLLSEAALAKSGLFDAKRVQMLVKKIRLGRAIGYKDNMALVGILSTQVWHDLYMS
- a CDS encoding acyl carrier protein; this translates as MSAKEKVKNYILENYLFTDDQDALKDGDSFLEQGIIDSTGILEVIFFLEEEFGISVADEEMVPENLDSVNNLVKFIEAKSAA
- a CDS encoding class I adenylate-forming enzyme family protein, which translates into the protein MSVRIATVLAPIHDRVLEQGDAAAIVTAEQQISYRVLWESARRVENFLRSLGVTEGDRVALIAENSPQYVAVFYGALLAGAAVVPMNTSAKMKDFSNWLNHCEAKVAFVDFVPRETHKLVECGLAVSLVAVNQADALPEPLRDSGLPTWNDVQASGLPQEPPQLEQAGDGLACIIYTSGTTGNPKGVMISHGNLMANVRSILAALPIQPGDRFLNVLPFYYSYGNSVLHTHLVQGATLYLENSMMFPNVVVSRMAQEKITGFAGVPSTFSLLLSRGKVAEHDLSSLRYVLQAGGAMPVPVTQQVLEHLSSHVYVMYGQTEATARLTWLPPEQLLEKLGSVGVPIAGVEIQIRHPDGSECGPEEDGELFVQGANVALGYWRNPEATAATFIDGWLKTGDLGHKDQDGYLYLKGRRSDMIKSGANRISPLEIEEVIVELPEVEEVAVVGVPDELLGQTITAFLVLKAGHELNVRAVKKHCLDNLASYKIPKQILQVDAFPKTASGKVKKHILAEQVGD
- the nadE gene encoding NAD(+) synthase — protein: MSLKSEIAQEILSFDMDAEIDKICSGIREILSKKVHRRGLVIAMSGGIDSSVSSALCVRAVGPKKVFGLLLPEQDSSSESEDKGRILAEHHGIEYLVHNIAPTLEAIGCYKWRDEAIVATFPEYGEGWKNKIVISGGAEGKINHFQLVVQSPTGEISEKRLGLKEYLQIVAATNYKQRIRKTVEFFHADRLNYAVVGTPNRVEYDQGFFVKNGDGSADLKPIAHLYKTQVYALARHMGLPEVICNAIPTTDTYSMPQGQDEFYYALPYQEMDIALWCYNKGESAAQLAKVLEITEEQAQFIYTDIESKRKTTAPFHWPAILIEKVEL